In Synergistales bacterium, the sequence GGTGTGCAGACCGAAGATGGCCTCCACCTCCGGGTTGTGGAGCACCTGCTGCGCCACCATGGCCTTGGCGCCGTCGTTGTATTCCTCTGAAGGCTGGAAGATGAAGGTGACGGTGCCCGGCAGTTCGTTCCGGCGCTCCGCCAGAAGGAGCGCCGCTCCGAGGAGGCAGGTGGTGTGGACATCGTGTCCGCAGGCGTGCATGACCCCCGGGTTGACGGAGGCGTAGTCCGCGCCGGTCTGTTCCTCGACGCGCAGAGCGTCCATGTCGGCCCGGAGGGCGACGCCGGGGCCCTCGGCAAAGCCCCGGAGGATGCCCGCCACACCTGTGCCGGCCACGTTCCGCCGTACCTCGATGCCTGCGGATTCCAGCTCTTCGGCGACAATGCCTGCTGTCCGGTGTTCCTCAAAACCAAGCTCGGGATGGCGGTGGATATCCCTGCGGAGTTCCGAGAGTTTCGGCGCCAGGGCTGCGGCGCCCGTGGCAATATCTGTCATCCTGTCCACCTCGTTTCTCATGGGATGTCAAGATACCTGGGCTGCGCCGGCCTCCACGGGGGCGAGATAGAGCGGCCGTTTCCGGCAGATGCGGGCGACCTCCTGCCGGTACGGTGTGGGATCGAAGCCTTCCTCCTCCTCCAGCACCTTGGTGATCAGCCCTGCAACCTGCTCGATGTCCCTTTCGGTGAAGCCCCTGGAGGTGACCGCGGCGGTGCCGATGCGGATGCCGCTGGTGACGGCTGGCGGGGCGGGGTCGAAGGGGATCATGTTCTTGTTGACGGTGATCCCTACGCTGTCCAGGGCCGTTTCGGCCGCGGCGCCGGTGTGTCCCCGGGGCCGGAGGTCCACCAGCAGGAGATGGTTGTCCGTTCCTCCCGAAACGATCCGGAGGCCGTCCTTTGCGAGGGTCTCCGCCATGGTCCGTGCGTTGGACCGCACCTGCTCCGCGTAGCTCCGGAATTCCTCGGTGGCGGCGATGCGGAAGGTCACCGCCTTGGCCAGTACGTTCTGGAGGATCGGGCCGCCCTGGGTGCCGGGGAAGACCGCCTTGTCGATCGCGGCGGCGTGCTCCTTCCGGCAGAGGATGAAGCCGCCCCGGGCGCCCCGCAGCGTCTTGGTGGTGGTGCTGGTGACCACATCGGCGCAGGGGACGGGGCTGGGATGGAGCCCCGCGGCTACCAGCCCTGCAATGTGGGCCATGTCGACCAGCAGGTAGGCGCCGACCTGGTCGGCGATCTCCCGGAGCCGGTGGAAGTCGATGACCCGGGCGTAGGCGCTGCCGCCGGCGACGATCATCCGCGGCCTGTGCTCCCGGGCCATCTCTTCGATCCGGGGGTAGTCGAGCTGTTCCGTCTCCGGGTCCACCCCGTAGGCGAAGGCCCGGTAGTACCTGCCGGTGATGCTCGCCTGGCTGCCGTGGGAGAGGTGTCCCCCGTGGCGGAGGTTCATCCCCAGAATGGTGTCCCCCGGTTCCAGAAGCGCCATGTAGGCGGCGAGGTTGGCGTTGACGCCCGAGTGGGGCTGCACGTTGGCGTGGTCGGCCCCGAAGAGCGATGTGGCCCGTTCGATGGCCAGCGTTTCGATGTCGTCGATGACCCCGCAGCCGCCGTGGTATCGTTTGCCCGGGTAGCCTTCGGCGTACTTGTTGGTCAGCACCGAGCCCTGGGCCTCCATGATGCAGGCCGGGACGAAGTTCTCCGAGGCGATCAGCTCGATGGTCGAGCTCTCGCGGACTGTCTCCCTGCCGACAAGCGCCGCGGCTTCCGGGTCGACTGCCGTAAGGTTGTACATGGTGCATCCTCTCCTTTGGCTGGATTGGGTCAGGTGTTCCGAGGTTGTCCCCTCCAGGGCACAGGGGTGCGTCTTTGGTAGGGGTGCCTGGTTTTCAATTTACTGTGGTGTATTGTATCACAGGCGCAGAGATAGCATGATTGCAAGAGCCTTAAACAAATAACATCTTTGTCGCAATATGTCTCCGGCGACGGAAAAAGGAAAGACTGTATTTTCCGATTATTTCCTTGACAGACGGCTGTGTCTCACAGATACTGATGTAGTAAGGGAAATCAGGCACAAGGTCGTGATTCCCTTTTTCCGGAACCCTTCTTGTGAAGGTTATGGCATTCGCATAAGGCGGGGTTCCGCAGCGGCAAGAGAGAAGAGCCATGCAGAGCAGGCAGGGTGCAAGAAGGGGGAATTGCCTTGGAGAGGAAAGAGCGGGTGACGACATCTGCCGCAGAGCAGGAGAGCGGGGAATTCGATCTGACCATCCTCGACGGCATCATCGAGGAGGCCTTGGGGGAACACCAGGGGCTGATCCCGATTCTGCAGAATCTGCAGGACGCCTACGGGTATCTGCCCAGGGAGGTGCTGACGGCCACGGCGGAGCGGCTGAACATGCCCTACAGCAAGATCTTCGGGGTGGCCACCTTCTATTCCCAGTTCCATCTGACGCCGCGGGGGCGGCATATCATCCAGCAGTGCGACGGGACGGCCTGCCACGTCAAGGGGGGCACCCGGGTCCGCAAGGCCATCGAGGACACCCTGGGAATCAAACCCGGCGAGACCAGCGAGGATCTGCGGTTCACCTACGAGGTGGTCTACTGCCTGGGTTCCTGCGGTCTGGCGCCGGCGGCCATGGTGGACGACGAGGTGGTCGGACGGCTGACACCGGAGAAGATGAAAGCGATTCTCGAGTCCCTGGACTGAGGAGGGTGGAACCTATGGTTGCGAAGCGAATCACCAACCCCGAGGAGCTGCAGCGCCTCTGTGACAAGGCGAGAAACGAGGTGGCGGTCCGGGAGGAGAGCGAGATCATGGTCTCCGTCTGCGCGGGCCACAACGAGAGCATCTCCCACGACCACCAGGTGGCCAGGGCGCTCCTGGAAGAGGTGCGCGCACTGGGGATCGACGCCCGGGTGGGGATGAAGGGCCGCTGCGAGCTCTCCGCTCCCGGAACGGTGGTGGAGATCCGGTCGCCCAGGGACGGGGTGGTGCTCTACGGAGAGGTCACCCCTGAATTGGTGCCGCGGCTGGTGCGCACGCACTTTGCGGAGGGGGAGATCCTCCGGGAGCATCTTCTGGTGCACCACCAGTGCGAGCGCGCCGGGTCAGAGCTGTAACCGCAGCGAACATAGAAGGATCAGGAGGGTATGCCCATGCCTGAACCACAGTACCGTTCACACGTCCTCTGTTGCAGAGGCACAAGCTGTACCGCCGGCGGCTCCTCGGACATGCTGGAGCGTTTCCGGGAGCAGGTCCGCCGGTGGGGGCTGGAAGACGAGGTGCTGGTGTCGTTCACCGGCTGCCACGGCCTCTGTTCCATCGGTCCCATCGTGGTGATCTACCCGGAGGATATCCTCTACTGTCAGGTGGAACCCGAGGATGTCCCCGAGATCGTCGAGGAGACGCTGGTGGGCGGCAACCTGGTGGAGCGCCTGCTCTACAGGGAGCCCCGCACCGGCATGCCGATCCCCCACTACCACAGGATCCCCTTCTACGGCAGACAGCAGCGGGTGATCCTGCGGAACTGCGGGCTCATCAACCCCGAGCGGATCGAGGAGTACTTCGCCCGCGACGGCTACCGGGGTCTGGCCCGGGCGCTGCAGGGGATGAGCCCCGACGAGGTGATCGGGGAGGTGAAGGAGTCCGGTCTCCGGGGCCGCGGCGGCGGCGGATTCCCCACCAGCAAGAAGTGGGAGTTCACCCGCAGGGCCGAAGGCCGCCCGAAGTACGTGGTCTGCAACGCCGACGAGGGCGACCCGGGGGCCTTCATGGACCGGAGTCTCATCGAGGGCGATCCCCACTCGCTGCTGGAGGGGATGTGCATCGCCGGATACGCCATCGGCGCCGGGAGGGGCTTTGTCTACTGCCGGGCCGAGTATCCCCTGGCCATCAAACGGCTGCAGATCGCCATCGACCAGGCCCGGGAGTACGGCCTGCTGGGGAGCGACATCCTCGGCTCGGGCTTTGCCTTCGATATCGAGATCAAGGAGGGCGCCGGCGCCTTTGTCTGCGGCGAGGAGACGGCCCTGATGGCCTCCATCGAGGGTCGGCGCGGCGAACCCCGTCCGCGGCCGCCCTTCCCCGCGCAGAAAGGGCTGTGGGGACAGCCCACCAACATCAACAACGTGAAGAGCTACGCCGCCGTGCCGCAGATCCTGAGCAAAGGCGCGGGGTGGTTCGCCGATATGGGAACGGAAAACAGCAAAGGCACGGCGGTCTTCGCCCTCACCGGCAAGGTGAACAACACCGGACTGCTGGAGATCCCCATGGGGACCACCCTGGGGGAGATCATCTTCGAGATCGGCAACGGTATCGCCAAGGACAGGAAGTTCAAGGCCGTCCAGACCGGCGGCCCTCTGGGCGGATGTCTGGCCGCCGAATCGCTGAACCTGCCGGTGGATTTCGATTCCCTCATGGAGGCCGGGGCGCTGATGGGCTCCGGCGGCATGATCGTCGTCGACGAGGTGACCTGCATGGTGGAGCTGGCCAAGTTCTTCCTCCAGTTCGCCCTGGCCGAGTCCTGCGGTCAGTGTCCCCCCTGCCGGGTGGGCGGCCAGAAGATGCTGGAGATCCTCGAGCGGATCACCCGGGGCGAGGGACGCATGGAGGATCTGGACATGCTGGAGGACCTCGCCCACACCATGCAGAAGGGGTCGCTCTGCGCCCTGGGCCAGGGGACGCCGAATCCGGTGGTGGCCACCCTGCGCTTCTTCCGGGAGGAGTACGAGGCCCACATCCTCGACAGGCGCTGTCCGGCGGGGGCCTGCAAGGCCCTGGCGCCGTCGCCCTGTCAGAGCGGCTGCCCCGCCGAGGTGCAGGTGCCGATCTATGTGGCCAACATCGCCGAGGGGAACCTCCAGGAGGCCCTGCGGGTGCACCGGGAGTCCAACCCCTTTGTCTCCGTCTGCGGCCGGGTCTGCCCCGCCTTCTGCGAGGACAAGTGCCGCCGGGGCGAGCTGGACGAACCGGTGGCCATCCGGGATCTCAAACGCTACATGGCCGACCATGAGAGCGGCAGATGGCGTCCCCGGCCGCTGGAACCGCGCAAGGAGGAGAGCATCGCCATCGTGGGCGGCGGCCCCGGGGGGCTCACGGCGGCGCTGCGGCTCGGTCAGATGGGCTATGCCACCACGATCTACGAGGGCAGGGAGGAGCTGGGCGGCATGATGCGGTGGGGGATCCCCACCTATCGGCTGCCCCGGGATGTGCTGGACAACGAGATCCAGTCGATCCTCCGCATCGGCACGGTGAAGGTCTGCACCGGCATCAAGATGGGCCGCGACGTGCTGCTGGAGGAGCTGCAGGACCGCCACAACGCCGTGCTGCTGGCCTTCGGCGCCCAGGGCTGCCGCTGTATGGGCATCCCCGGCGAGGAGCTGAAGGGGGTCATGATGGGGATGGAGTACCTCTCCATGCTCAACAGCGGCGAGGATGTCTCCTTCGTCAGGGGCAAGCGCATCGCCGTGGTCGGCGGCGGCAATGTGGCCATGGACGCCGCCCGCTCGCTGCTGCGGCTCGGCGCCCTGGAGGTGCACCTCCTCTACCGGCGGGAGCGGAGCGACATGCCCGCCATCGAGGAAGAGGTCACGGCCACCGAGGACGAGGGCATCCATTTCCACGCCCTGACCCGGCGCTGGCGGCGGCGGAAGCTCACCGCCGAGGAGGAGCGGGTGCGTTTCCACTACCTGACGGCGCCGGTCTCCATCGAGGGCCGGAACGGCCATGTCCACCGGGTGCACTGCCGGCGGTACTGTCTGCACGACGAGAGCGGCTGTCCCCAGTTCGACGATTCCGCCCGGAAGCGTCCCTTTGCCGCCGCGGGCGAGGACTTCCATCTCCAGGTGGATCTGGTGGTGATGGCCATCGGACAGCATGTGGAGCAGCCGGGTCTGAGCGAAGAAGGGGTCCGGGTGAAACGGGACGGAACGGTGGATGTGGAGCCCCGTTCCTTCCAGACCTCCCGTGAAGGGGTCTTCTCCATCGGCGACTGTGTCCTGGGACCGGCCAGCGTGGTGGAGGCCGTCGGCCATGCCAACAGGGCCGCCCGGGCGATCCACCGCTATCTGCGGGGCATGCCGCTGCCCGAACCGGCGCACTTCCTCCCTCGACCGGAGCCCAGGCGTTTCGACATGAGCGAGGAGGACGCCGAACGGCCGCGGGTGAGGGGATCGGTGCTGGCGCCGGAGACCCGGGTCCACGACTTCCGCGAGGTGGAGCTGGGGTACCCCAGCGAGGAGACCGCGGCGTGCGAGGCCCGGCGTTGTCTGCGCTGCGACCTGGAAGAGTACGAGTAGAGGGAGTGTCCGCATATGGGAACGACGATTACACTGACCATCAACGGTGAGGTGGTGACGGGCACGGCGGGCGACACCATTCTGGAGGTCTGCGAGAAGAACGGCATCGATGTCCCCACGCTGTGCCATTTCCCCGGGCTCTCCGAGCGGGGCGCATGCAGAATGTGCCTCGTGGAGGTGACGGGGGCCCGGGGGTATCTCCCCGCCTGCACCACCGCGGCGGCCGACGGGATGGAGGTGGCCACCGAGAGCGAGGAGCTCGCCAGGCTCCGCCGCTCCAATCTGGAGCTGCTCTTCGCCGAACGCAACCACCTCTGCATGTTCTGCGAGATGAGCGGCGACTGCGAGCTCCAGAGCCTGGCCTACCGCTACGGCATGGACCACGTGCGCTACGGCTTCGCGTGGCCCGGCTACGAGGTGGACACCAGCAGGGAGCACTTCTTCTTCGACCAGAACCGCTGCATCCTCTGCCGGCGCTGTGTCCGGGCCTGCGAGGAGAAGGCGGGCCACGCCGTGCTGGGGGTGCGCGACCGCGGGCCCGCCACCCTGGTCTGCGCCGATGTGGACTATCCCTTCGACCAGTCCACCTGCGTGGCCTGCGGGACCTGTCTGCAGGTCTGTCCCACCGGCGCGCTGGTGGACAAGATCAGCGCCTATGTGGGACGGCGGGAGGAGCTGGACAGGGTGCAGACCACCTGCCCTCTCTGCAGCGTGGGCTGTGCCGTCGAGGTCTCTTCCAGGGACGGCATCCCCGT encodes:
- a CDS encoding serine hydroxymethyltransferase, whose product is MYNLTAVDPEAAALVGRETVRESSTIELIASENFVPACIMEAQGSVLTNKYAEGYPGKRYHGGCGVIDDIETLAIERATSLFGADHANVQPHSGVNANLAAYMALLEPGDTILGMNLRHGGHLSHGSQASITGRYYRAFAYGVDPETEQLDYPRIEEMAREHRPRMIVAGGSAYARVIDFHRLREIADQVGAYLLVDMAHIAGLVAAGLHPSPVPCADVVTSTTTKTLRGARGGFILCRKEHAAAIDKAVFPGTQGGPILQNVLAKAVTFRIAATEEFRSYAEQVRSNARTMAETLAKDGLRIVSGGTDNHLLLVDLRPRGHTGAAAETALDSVGITVNKNMIPFDPAPPAVTSGIRIGTAAVTSRGFTERDIEQVAGLITKVLEEEEGFDPTPYRQEVARICRKRPLYLAPVEAGAAQVS
- the nuoE gene encoding NADH-quinone oxidoreductase subunit NuoE, translated to MTTSAAEQESGEFDLTILDGIIEEALGEHQGLIPILQNLQDAYGYLPREVLTATAERLNMPYSKIFGVATFYSQFHLTPRGRHIIQQCDGTACHVKGGTRVRKAIEDTLGIKPGETSEDLRFTYEVVYCLGSCGLAPAAMVDDEVVGRLTPEKMKAILESLD
- a CDS encoding amidohydrolase; translation: MTDIATGAAALAPKLSELRRDIHRHPELGFEEHRTAGIVAEELESAGIEVRRNVAGTGVAGILRGFAEGPGVALRADMDALRVEEQTGADYASVNPGVMHACGHDVHTTCLLGAALLLAERRNELPGTVTFIFQPSEEYNDGAKAMVAQQVLHNPEVEAIFGLHT
- a CDS encoding FAD-dependent oxidoreductase, which gives rise to MPEPQYRSHVLCCRGTSCTAGGSSDMLERFREQVRRWGLEDEVLVSFTGCHGLCSIGPIVVIYPEDILYCQVEPEDVPEIVEETLVGGNLVERLLYREPRTGMPIPHYHRIPFYGRQQRVILRNCGLINPERIEEYFARDGYRGLARALQGMSPDEVIGEVKESGLRGRGGGGFPTSKKWEFTRRAEGRPKYVVCNADEGDPGAFMDRSLIEGDPHSLLEGMCIAGYAIGAGRGFVYCRAEYPLAIKRLQIAIDQAREYGLLGSDILGSGFAFDIEIKEGAGAFVCGEETALMASIEGRRGEPRPRPPFPAQKGLWGQPTNINNVKSYAAVPQILSKGAGWFADMGTENSKGTAVFALTGKVNNTGLLEIPMGTTLGEIIFEIGNGIAKDRKFKAVQTGGPLGGCLAAESLNLPVDFDSLMEAGALMGSGGMIVVDEVTCMVELAKFFLQFALAESCGQCPPCRVGGQKMLEILERITRGEGRMEDLDMLEDLAHTMQKGSLCALGQGTPNPVVATLRFFREEYEAHILDRRCPAGACKALAPSPCQSGCPAEVQVPIYVANIAEGNLQEALRVHRESNPFVSVCGRVCPAFCEDKCRRGELDEPVAIRDLKRYMADHESGRWRPRPLEPRKEESIAIVGGGPGGLTAALRLGQMGYATTIYEGREELGGMMRWGIPTYRLPRDVLDNEIQSILRIGTVKVCTGIKMGRDVLLEELQDRHNAVLLAFGAQGCRCMGIPGEELKGVMMGMEYLSMLNSGEDVSFVRGKRIAVVGGGNVAMDAARSLLRLGALEVHLLYRRERSDMPAIEEEVTATEDEGIHFHALTRRWRRRKLTAEEERVRFHYLTAPVSIEGRNGHVHRVHCRRYCLHDESGCPQFDDSARKRPFAAAGEDFHLQVDLVVMAIGQHVEQPGLSEEGVRVKRDGTVDVEPRSFQTSREGVFSIGDCVLGPASVVEAVGHANRAARAIHRYLRGMPLPEPAHFLPRPEPRRFDMSEEDAERPRVRGSVLAPETRVHDFREVELGYPSEETAACEARRCLRCDLEEYE